Genomic window (Thermus filiformis):
AACGGGAGTAGCCTCCCGATTGTCCCTAAAGCCGTTTGAGAACATTTCGGAGGAACGAGGCGACGAGTCCCGCCGCGAACCCCCACCAGAAAGCGGAGTAGACTTGCGAGAATCCATCCATGCTAGAAAATCCCGAAGGGGCCACAGCTCAGAAACGGTCCAGTAGCCGAAGAGTTCGGCAAGCTCGTACCAATCGTCAAGAGTTTCAGGAATGAGCCCCATTCCCTCACAGGTCCAGCAACGCCCGAAGTCGTAGGGGTTAGAACCAGAGCCCATGCACGCCTTGCAAACCACCATCAAAGACCCCCGTACAGGCGACCCGTGTACCTCCAGGCCGCGAGGAGGACGAAGGGGAGGGAGGACATAGAGAGAACCCAGAGAAACCAGGTTGCAGGGTTCACCACTCACCCCCCACGACAGCGCCCGCGATAACACCGAGGGCAAAGACAATCACCTTGAGCGCCTCAAGAGTGGCAGAGTCAAGCATTAGCGTTCTTCACCTTATCCGGCACGACCGGAGCAACCAGAGTAGCCCCCACCACCACAGGGCGGACTTCAGAGCGCCCACCAAAACCACCAATGGGCAGGTCAAGGGTCAGGTCATAGATAGCCGGGAAGACGCTCATGCGCTCGGCGACCTCAGGGAGGACATCTAGAGAAGCCGCCGCCATCCCCCGAGCAGAGGAGTTGCGGGGAGTAGAGGCCACGACCAAACGAGCCGCCCTAGTGCCGTCCTTCCGGGTGAACTCTTCCACACCAAGCACCAAAACCGAAGACTTCATGCGACACCTCCAAACTGCATCTCAGGAGTCAGAAGACCAAACCGGGCATGCTTACGCAAGCGAGCGTCAGCGTATGCGTCCCGTCCCTCTTTCCAGTCAAAGCCGAGAACCTCAAAAATGTTGCCCCAGACCCTAGAGAAATCAGCACGGGCACCAACAGCAACGAGCGCAGTCATCAGCGAGCCCAGAGCCTGTTTAGCCAGTTGCCTAACATCTACCCTAGGAAGCCACTCATATCTCACCACCTTTCCACCAGCGCCCGAGTTGTCCCGGAACGCGGATTGAACGACGAGCCAGAAAGCATCAGGGGCGTTGTCCCGCATGCGAGCCGCACCCCCAGCCTCACGGAAAACGAGCCAAGAGCCGGTAAGGTAGTCCCAGACCGAGGAGAGAGCGGAGCGGAAATCCGTCCAGTCCTTGAGGGGAACCCCGTCCCCATCCACGAGCATTTCGCCCAGGGCCTCAGTCCCCAACTGGAACTCAACCCGCACCACCTCACCGGCGATAGGGCCGTGCTCATCCTCATACGCCTTGAGGAGCGCACGAGTCACCGGCTTAGTGGCCGCCTCAACCGACTTAGAGTAGACCCGAGCCATGAGGGGGGAGCGCCCGAAGACGAACCCGGACCAGCGAGGACCCCGCAAGTGGACGGAGGCGGTCATGGGAGCCTCTTCCCAGGCCGGGGGGACGCGCAGTCGCGTAGCGGGGGGCGTGTTACTCATGAGCCCCCCTTCCTCGGGGGCGGGGGCCTCCTTGCGGAGGCCCGCCGCCTCCTCGGTAAGGTAGGCCGAGCGGGACCGCGCCCGGCTAGTGAAGCGCTCAACATCCGCCAAGCGGAAGTAGTCAAGGGGAGCCTCCACATCAGCGAAAAGGTCAACACGGGAAACCTGAACGCGAGCGGGAGGAGTCCCCACAAGGTTAGTGAGGGCCTCCATCAGCCAGGACACGACCTCATCAGCCCGACGGCGAGCGTACATCATGTACGAGCCGGTAAGCTCAATCCTCACCGCCGGGAAGTCAGAGCGGGTAACAGGTTCCTTCCGGGGGTCAGAGAGCCGGACGAGAACGAGCCCGCCCAGGTTGAGCCCCCAGCGGTAATGCCGAACGGAATGCACTTGCGCCACCTCAAAGAGGCGGTACTCCTCAGAGTCAAAGAAGCGTTGAGAGGGGTTAGGAATGGGCAGGTAAGCGTCAATGCCCCAGAAAAGAGCGTCGTCATCAGAGCGCGAGGCCAAGTAAGCCTCACGGAGCCCGTCCAGAATCTCAGGAAGGCCCTCAGGGAGGCGGTAGGCCCCGTCAGGCCAGTAGAAGTTGAGGGTCAGGGTATCAATACCAAAGCCAAGGAGCCTAAACCCCGTGGACGAACTCATACCTCATGTATAAGAATGGTTGGGATGAAGCGGACGATCGGCGGCGCGGCCGCCCTGGAAGGCGTGATGATGAAGGCCCCGGAGGCCTGGGCCTTGGCGGTGCGGCTCAAGGACGGCTCCATCCACGTGGAGCGGCACGAGGAAAAGGCCCTGACCCTGCGCTACCCCTGGGCCCGCTGGCCCCTGGTCCGGGGGGTGGTGGCCCTCTGGGACGCCCTTTCGGTCAGCTACCGGGCCCTGGCCCGGAGCGCGGAGCTTGCGGGGGAGGAGCCCCTGCCCAAGGGGGCCCTCTGGGGGACGGTGGCCTTCAGCCTCCTCCTGGGCGTGGCCCTCTTCATCGTCCTGCCCGGCTTTTTGGCGGGGCTTTTCGTGGACGCGGCCCGCCTGCCCCTCCTGTACAACCTCCTGGCCGGGGCGATCAAGGTAGCGATTCTGGTGGGCTATTTGGGCTTCATCGGGCGGATGCCGGAGATCCGCCGCTTCTTCATGTACCACGGGGCGGAGCACAAGACCATCCACGCTTACGAGAAGGGCCTTCCCCTCACGGTGGAGAACGTCATGGCCCAGCCCCGCTTCCACCCCCGGTGCGGCACCACCTTCATCGCCTTCGTC
Coding sequences:
- a CDS encoding DUF1385 domain-containing protein, whose protein sequence is MVGMKRTIGGAAALEGVMMKAPEAWALAVRLKDGSIHVERHEEKALTLRYPWARWPLVRGVVALWDALSVSYRALARSAELAGEEPLPKGALWGTVAFSLLLGVALFIVLPGFLAGLFVDAARLPLLYNLLAGAIKVAILVGYLGFIGRMPEIRRFFMYHGAEHKTIHAYEKGLPLTVENVMAQPRFHPRCGTTFIAFVIVASVLVYSLIPAPEVLWWRLLARVLFLPVVAAFAYELLYFSATHEDPVSRLFRGLGFRFQALTVAEPTPEMVEVAIRSTQALEREVVA